The following proteins are encoded in a genomic region of Tenebrio molitor chromosome 7, icTenMoli1.1, whole genome shotgun sequence:
- the LOC138135990 gene encoding protein TAPT1 homolog isoform X1 gives MSLDEDNDALSGKKIRFKTPARVLFATESKIDDLLRNDKEATEVDHAKKEKSPSLASFLQVELTRDYLLEHDEERFSARREKVYSFMRIPREVERFMRYGFMQCTDSFLFVYTFLPMRVLLALWALVTRPFSKCFGLHDRKNRHILTPAEICDLLKAVILIICSMFMFSVDTNMLYHLIKSQSVIKLYIFYNMLEVGDRLFSAFGQDTIDALFWTATEPRGRKREHLGVIPHLIFAIVYVILHSLLVLFQATTLNVAINSNNKALMTIMMSNNFVELKGSVFKKFDKNNLFQVSCSDVRERFHLIILLSIVVLQTMREYSWKSDRLWVLVPDCLMVLLAEMLVDWIKHAFITRFNELQLDVYRDYTTSLAYDMAQTRQKHAFSDHSDLVARRMGFIPLPLGVVMIRVLASAIHINDVASVVLFVLAYFCFASFKILNSLLILGKACDLITQHKQEKATVQSPSTNSAKSTTTTTATSPLRPPVIDQPLKSSMYANGFPPTEIKSETLPSDLGSAAIFANSTVDLKNVSLNEELLKVEGEDIKIEPALEQGEIVTRSFPDINSKQFIEEDLGGDGLKRAESEPSLNTCNSEESDLPK, from the exons atgTCTCTTGATGAAGATAACGACGCATTAAGTGgtaaaaaaatcagatttaaAACACCGGCCCGCGTTTTGTTTGCTACAGAAAGTAAAATAGATGATTTGTTACGAAATGACAAGGAGGCGACTGAAGTGGACCATGCTAAAAAAG agaaaagtccGTCGTTGGCGTCATTTCTGCAAGTGGAGTTGACACGAGATTATCTCCTAGAACACGACGAAGAACGTTTTTCAGCTCGAAGAGAAAAAGTCTATTCATTTATGCGAATACCTCGAGAAGTAGAGAGGTTTATGCGTTACGGTTTTATGCAATGCACCGATtcgtttctttttgtttatacgtTTTTGCCAATGCGCGTTTTGTTGGCGCTTTGGGCCTTGGTCACCAGACCATTTTCAAAATGCTTTGGATTACATGACAGAAAAAATAGACATATTTTGACCCCGGCGGAAATTTGTGATCTATTAAAGgctgttattttaattatttgtagTATGTTTATGTTTTCAGTTGATACAAATATGTTATATCACCTGATTAAAAGTCAGTCAGTGATTAAGTTGTATATTTTCTATAACATGTTAGAGGTTGGTGATAGGTTGTTTTCTGCATTTGGACAAGATACTATTGACGCCCTATTCTGGACCGCAACTGAGCCCAGGGGGAGAAAAAGGGAGCATCTAGGGGTTATTCCTCATCTGATTTTTGCAATTGTTTATGTCA TACTTCACAGCCTCCTTGTTTTGTTTCAAGCTACGACACTGAACGTCGCGataaattcaaataataaGGCTCTCATGACCATCATGATGTCCAATAAT TTTGTCGAACTTAAAGGGAGCGTCTTCAAGAAATTCGACAAGAACAACTTGTTCCAAGTATCTTGCAGTGACGTCCGAGAACGATTTCATTTGATCATCTTACTTTCAATAGTCGTCTTGCAAACCATGCGGGAATATTCCTGGAAGTCGGACAGACTTTGGGTGTTGGTCCCTGATTGTTTGATGGTGTTACTCGCCGAAATGCTCGTCGATTGGATCAAGCACGCGTTCATAACGCGTTTCAACGAGCTCCAACTCGACGTCTATCGCGATTACACAACTAGTCTGGCGTACGATATGGCCCAAACTAGACAAAAACACGCCTTTTCCGACCACTCGGACCTGGTGGCCCGCAGAATGGGATTTATTCCTCTACCCTTGGGGGTAGTGATGATTCGAGTGTTGGCTAGCGCGATACATATCAACGACGTAGCGTCTGTTGTTCTGTTTGTTTTGGCTTACTTTTGTTTCGCGTCGTTCAAAATATTGAACAGTCTTCTGATTTTGGGAAAGGCGTGCGATTTAATCACCCAACACAAGCAGGAAAAAGCTACAGTACAGTCTCCTTCGACGAATTCAGCAAAGAGCACAACTACAACCACAGCGACGAGTCCTTTGCGACCGCCGGTTATAGATCAACCTCTGAAGTCGTCGATGTACGCTAACGGATTTCCTCCTACTGAAATCAAGAGTGAAACTCTTCCGAGTGATTTAGGATCGGCCGCGATTTTTGCCAACAGTACTGTTGATCTGAAGAACGTAAGTCTTAATGAGGAACTCTTGAAAGTTGAAGGGGAGGACATTAAAATCGAACCGGCTTTGGAACAAGGGGAGATCGTTACGAGGAGCTTTCCGGACATTAATAGTAAACAGTTTATCGAAGAGGATTTGGGAGGGGATGGTTTGAAAAGGGCAGAATCTGAGCCTTCTCTCAATACTTGTAACAGCGAAGAAAGTGATTTGCCAAAGTAG
- the LOC138135990 gene encoding protein TAPT1 homolog isoform X2 yields MTIMMSNNFVELKGSVFKKFDKNNLFQVSCSDVRERFHLIILLSIVVLQTMREYSWKSDRLWVLVPDCLMVLLAEMLVDWIKHAFITRFNELQLDVYRDYTTSLAYDMAQTRQKHAFSDHSDLVARRMGFIPLPLGVVMIRVLASAIHINDVASVVLFVLAYFCFASFKILNSLLILGKACDLITQHKQEKATVQSPSTNSAKSTTTTTATSPLRPPVIDQPLKSSMYANGFPPTEIKSETLPSDLGSAAIFANSTVDLKNVSLNEELLKVEGEDIKIEPALEQGEIVTRSFPDINSKQFIEEDLGGDGLKRAESEPSLNTCNSEESDLPK; encoded by the exons ATGACCATCATGATGTCCAATAAT TTTGTCGAACTTAAAGGGAGCGTCTTCAAGAAATTCGACAAGAACAACTTGTTCCAAGTATCTTGCAGTGACGTCCGAGAACGATTTCATTTGATCATCTTACTTTCAATAGTCGTCTTGCAAACCATGCGGGAATATTCCTGGAAGTCGGACAGACTTTGGGTGTTGGTCCCTGATTGTTTGATGGTGTTACTCGCCGAAATGCTCGTCGATTGGATCAAGCACGCGTTCATAACGCGTTTCAACGAGCTCCAACTCGACGTCTATCGCGATTACACAACTAGTCTGGCGTACGATATGGCCCAAACTAGACAAAAACACGCCTTTTCCGACCACTCGGACCTGGTGGCCCGCAGAATGGGATTTATTCCTCTACCCTTGGGGGTAGTGATGATTCGAGTGTTGGCTAGCGCGATACATATCAACGACGTAGCGTCTGTTGTTCTGTTTGTTTTGGCTTACTTTTGTTTCGCGTCGTTCAAAATATTGAACAGTCTTCTGATTTTGGGAAAGGCGTGCGATTTAATCACCCAACACAAGCAGGAAAAAGCTACAGTACAGTCTCCTTCGACGAATTCAGCAAAGAGCACAACTACAACCACAGCGACGAGTCCTTTGCGACCGCCGGTTATAGATCAACCTCTGAAGTCGTCGATGTACGCTAACGGATTTCCTCCTACTGAAATCAAGAGTGAAACTCTTCCGAGTGATTTAGGATCGGCCGCGATTTTTGCCAACAGTACTGTTGATCTGAAGAACGTAAGTCTTAATGAGGAACTCTTGAAAGTTGAAGGGGAGGACATTAAAATCGAACCGGCTTTGGAACAAGGGGAGATCGTTACGAGGAGCTTTCCGGACATTAATAGTAAACAGTTTATCGAAGAGGATTTGGGAGGGGATGGTTTGAAAAGGGCAGAATCTGAGCCTTCTCTCAATACTTGTAACAGCGAAGAAAGTGATTTGCCAAAGTAG